The sequence below is a genomic window from bacterium.
AAGCTTGAAAGCCAACGGCGTCTGCACGATCCGGGCGCTGCCGGACGAGACTGTCCCCTGCTCCACCAGACGCATCAGCTCGGAGCGCGCGGCGTCGGCATCCGGGTAGCCGCCCAGGAACAGGCGGTACCAGCGGCCGCCCAACTGCACCAGGTGCAGCGGCACCACGTACATCTGCCCGCTCAGCCCCTGCTCGGTCAAAAGGCGCATCTGGTCCAGCCCGTCATCCAGGCTCTGGAACGCGCCGAGCTGGATGGAATAGGAAAGCTGCACCGCCGCATCGGTCGCCTGGCCCTGTCCCGCCTGGGCGGAGGCGGCCTCGGTCGCCGCAGCGGTCTGGCTCTGGGCCGGTGCTGCACTCTGCGCGGCCGGCTCCCTGGCCTGCGGCGCGGTCTTCTCCTGACCGGCCGCGGAGGGTTTGGACGCCGCGGGGGTATTTTTCTGCATATAGAAACGGTAGCCGAAAGCCGCGGCCAGTAGCAGGGTCAGCAGGACCAGCGCGGCGACGATGATTTTTCGCATCCCACCCGAGCCGCTTGCCTTCTTGCGCTCCCAGGGCTGTTTCACGGCCTCCTCGGGCGTCTCCTCCATCTCGAACACCGGCGCGCCCTGACGGGGCGAGGTCGCGGCAGCCGGGGCCGCAGCCACGTGGTTCACCACCGCGGGCGTCTCATCCGGGCTGCTGATCGAGCGGACTATCTCGGCCTCCTCATCCAGGTTGCTCTCCAGGGAGCGGCGGCAGCGCTCGACCAGCTCACGGTCCACCCGCCGGGTCTGGTCCACGTAGGCCCCCAGCATCGAGCGCTCGCTGATGACGTTGATCAGGCGCGGCACGCCGCGGCTGTAATCGTAGATCGCCCCGTAGGCGTCATCCCCGAAAGTGACCGCCGCGTTGGAGCCGGCCACGAACAAGCGGTGCTCCACGTAGCGCTTGGTCTCCTCGACTGTCATGGGCTTGATCTGGTAACGCACCGAGATGCGCTGGTTGAGCTGGCGCAGGGCGGGGCCCTCCAGCTTACGCTTGAGTTCGAGCTGTCCGACAAGCACGATCTGGAGCAGTTTCTGGCGCGGGGTTTCGAGGTTCGATAGGATGCGTATCTGCTCCAGCACAGGGGACGAGAGGTTCTGGGCCTCATCGATGATGAGCACGGCGTTGCCGCCCTGGCTGGCGCGCTCCAGGAGCCAGGCGTTGAGCCGGTCGATCAGCTCTTTCTTGGAGGGCTGCACCGCCGGTTTTTCGACTTTGCTCAGGATGTCCTGCAGGACTTTGTTCGCCGGGAGCATGGGGTTCAGCTCCAGGGCGGTCTGGGTCTCGGGATCGAGGGTCTCGTACAGGCGGCGGTACTCCTCCTGACGGGCCTCGGGGGCATGGGGCGAGGGCAGGATGCCGAAATCCTGCAGGATCGCCTCCAGCAACTCGGTCTCGCTGAGCAGCGGGTTGAGGATCAGCGCGCTGGCCGAGCCGGGATCGAGCTTTTCGAGCAGCTCGCGGCAGATCGTGGTCTTGCCGGTGCCGATGTCCCCGACGATGAGGATGAACCCCTCACGCTCCCGGATGCCGTAGAGCATGTGGTCCAGCGCCTGACGGTGGCTTTCACTCAGGAACAGGAACCGTGGGTCCGGGGTCAGGGAAAACGGTTTTTCTTTCAGTCCGAAGAAATCAAGGTACATACTGGCAGTCCCGGTCTGTCCAGCGCTTCAGTCAACTGCCGCCGTCCGCGGCGCGAGGAGCATTCTCAGCGGCGGAACTGGCCCTCGCCGAACTCGTAACGCTTGACCAGCTCGCGGTAATGGTTGATCTGCTGCTGCGAGCTGATCTGTTCGGTCGGACGGCTGTAATTTATGTAGGGTGTGAGCATTATCACAAGCTCGATCTTATCCCTCTTCTTTTCCACCTGCTTGAACAGATTGCCGAACAGCGGCACTTTCGACAGCCCCGGCACCTCGCGCTTGTCATCGTTCTCGCGCTCCTGGATCAGGCCGGCCAGGACCACGGTCTGGCCGTGACGGACCTTGGCCACGGTGTCCAGCTCGCGCACATCCGTGACAGGGCTGGAACTCAGCCCGTCCGGGCTGACCGCCACCGAGGCGATGGTGGTGATCGAGGGCCGGATGGACATGATGATCAGGCCGTCATCGCTGATCTGCGGGGTTAGGTTCAGCACCACGCCCGTGGGCTGCTGGATGGGCACGTAATTGACTGTCGGCTGAGTGGCCGGACTGGTGGCCGTGGCCTGCAGTCCCGGAGTTTCCTGGCGCTGGAAGAAAGTCTCGTTGCGCGCCACCCGGATCACGGCGGGCTGGTTGTTCAGGGTGCTCACCTGCGGGCTCTGCAGCACGTTCACCGTGCCGTGCTGGCTGATCGCCGACATGATCGCGCTGATGTTCTTGTTGGACACACCGATCTGGAACTCGCCGTTGCCCGGATCGAGCGACTGGCTGGCGGCCGCGCCGCCGGTCAGGGCGCCCTTGAGGTTGGACAGGTTGGTCAGGTCCGGGATCACCGACCAGTCCAGGCCGGCGCTGAAATTCTCGCTCAGGTTGATCTCGACGAATCGCGCCTCGATCAGCACCTGACGCTGCAGGCTGCTCTCGATGGCCTGGATGAAATTCTCCGCCTCCGCCATCACCTCGTCGTTGGCCGTGATCTGCACCACACCGGAGTTGGGGTCGACCACCAGACGGTGGCCGGTGGTGGCATCCACTCCCGAGAAATTGCCCTGCGGAGTCAAGGCCGGCGTGGTCTGCTGGCCCTGGCCCAGCACAATCGCCTGCAGGCCGTTGCGGATGTCCTCCCACAAGTTGACCGTGTTCTGGGTCTGCAGCGTGGTGGTGCTCTGCGGGATCAACCCGCCGGCCGCCGCGCCGCCCTGGCCGGTCAGGGTCATGGTCCCGGTGATCTGGCGCGCCGTGTTCAGGTAGTTCAGGTTGAACACCTTGGTGCGCAGCCCGGCGGCGTCCACGAACAGGAAATTGTCCTCCAGGCGGTACTTGAAATTCTTGCGCGGCAGCACAATGTCCAGGAACTTGAAGAAAGTCACGCCCTTGAGGTTCAGGTTCAGCGTATCCTGGACCTTGGGATCGAGCACAAGGTTGAGCCCCAGCTGGTCGCACATGGTCTGAAGGACCGTGCCCAGCTCCACGCCCGGCAGGTCGAGGTCGAACACATGCTCGGCCTTGTTGAAACTGTAGTCGGGATGCTTTTCCTGCTCCACCTGCGGGACGGATATCTCGGGCAGGCCCTGGGCGTCCGGCTCATCCTGCAGGCTTATCCGGTTGACCGGCTGGCTGACCTCGGGCACTGCGGGCGCCGCGCGACGCTCCGAGCGCAACTGACGGTGGCAGGAGGCGGAGACAAGGACCATCAACACTGCGGGGACAAGCAAAATCACTCTGAAGGCGCGGGCCGCGACTGCACCGTGCACTCTCATCGTTCCTCCCGGGTAGATTGCTCCAAAAAGGCATTATTTTCCGCGAACAACAAGGGCAAGGCGGATAAGCCCGCTGTCCGTACACAGAATAAGAGCAAAAATCGCACCATGCACCCCGGACAGCCAGATGGAGCCTTTCGCAGGTTGGATTGGAACTTTTTTCCCAGGGACGGAGGCAATTCTTACCTCGCACTCATTCTGGGGTGTAATAGCATTTCAGGTTCAGGCTCACCGTGACATGCGGCATCCCGCGGGTGATATCCAGCGAGGTGACCTCCACCAGACGGTCGAGCGCGCGGATGTCGCGCAGGAACTCCAGCAGGGCGCCGAACCCGCACTGGAAAGTGAGCTTGAGGTCGAAACTGCTGTGCGCGATCCCGCCCTCCTCACTCACGGCCGGGGCGGCCCCTCCGGCCAGCTCGACCAGCTCCCGCTGGAAATCGATCAGCGAGTCCTTTTCCACCAGACGGGACAGATCGCTGTATAGCGAGGTGATCTCCATCCCCTTGGGCATCCGGCGCTGGATCAGCAGCCCCAGCGTGTCCCACTGGGCGCGCTCCGAGTCGGTGGGCTCCTCGAACGAGCTGAGCTGCATGGCGATCGACTCGATCTGTTGACGGGTGGCCAGGGGCTTGTTCCTGTACTCGGAGATCTTGGCCATCTCCGGGCGGTACAGGCCGAACCAGACCACGGCGAAAAAAGCCAGCACGCCGAGCGGCAGCAGAACCTTGTTCAGAACGCTCTTCAGGTTCACGGCCCCACCCCCACCTGCAGCTCACCCTCGATCTGAAACGCCAGGACATAGACATTGTTCTCGTAGGCGCCGTTGATTTTCGGCTCCTTGAGCGAGACGAACAGCCCGCAGCCCTGCAGGCGCTGGTACAGAAGGTTGAGCTGGGTATCGGTCTCGGCGATCGAGGCGCTTTTCACCTGGCCGGCGACCGAGGCCAGGGGCTTGCCCGAGGTGTCATCCACCTTTACGTTCAGCAGACAGGCCTTGTCCGGCAGATAGTTGCTCAGGGCGTAGAGCAGAAGGACATCCGGGGAGGCGGACGATTCGAAGCGCGCCAGAAACGCACGCCGCACCGCGGCCAGGTCGCGCGACTGCTTGATCTCGCCGATCCGGTCCAGGCTGCGGGTCAGTTCGGCCAACTGGTGCTCCTGGTCGCTCTGGCGGATCGCATCCTCCAACTCGGTGCGCGTGTCCCGGATCATCAGGTAGCCCACGCTCATGCCCACAAAAACGACCACCGCCGCGGCTATGCCAAGGGTGCGGCGCAGGCGCGCCTGACGGCGCGACTGGTAGGCCGGGGGCACGAAATTGAGCTTGGCCTCTTTCTGGCCCTGAAGCGCCGCCCCGAGGGGCAGGGCCAGCGAGGGGAAAATGCGCTCCAGCTTTTCGGCGCGCTCGCCCAGGTGGCTGTACTGGAAACCCATCGAGGGCAGGTAGGTGCAGGACTCGATCCCGATGTTCTTGCCGATCGAGCCGGCGATCTCATCCAGGTTGAACGCCTCGCCGCTCAGGACGATCAGGCTCACCCCTTCCCCGCGGAATCGCTGCTTGAAATACAGCAGGGAGCGGTTGACCTCGATCAGGAGACGTTCCTGGTCGGCCATGTAGCGCGCGCTGGCGAACTGGCGCTTCGCCTGGAGCGAGGCCTGCCCCTGGTTCTCGCTCTCGTTCTTGGTCAGCACCGACTGGAACTCGCGGGAGAAGACCCAGGTGCCGCGGTTGGAAATGACCAGGAAACTGCGGTCGCGCTCCAGGTGCACCATGGCGGCGATTATTTTCGTGCTTTTCTCGCCGTAGGCGCCGAACGCCGAGATGAGCGACAGCGGCACGGTGCTGATGAGCTGGGTCTCCAGCTCGCAGTTCTCCATCAGCCCGATGATGCGGCCCACGTTCTCGCGCGGCACCACGCCGATCAGCACATCGGACTTGCGCCCGGCGCGTCGCGCGCCGCGGTCGAGCCAGAAATCGGAGGCAATGTCCCGGCTGCCCGCCTCCGGCACTATTTTCTTGACCTCGCGCCGCACCAGGGCTTCCATCTCGTTGCGGTTGAGCGCCGGCAGCGAAACCTGGCGGTGCTCGACCCCGGTGTCGTAGACCATGGCGTTCACGGTGGTGGCGGTGATGTTCTTTTCGTGCATCAGCCCGAGGATCTGGTCCGTGGCCTCCTGCACGTTGTCCATCAGCGGGTCGATGGCCGAGAAATTGATGATGCGCGGCGGGTTGGTCCCGCGGTCGATCTCGATTATACGCATGATCGAGGGCGTGACCTGCAAGCCGATCACGTTGCGGCCGCCGGGACGGGCCAGCCCCAGCCGCTGGAGGATCGCCGCGGGAGTGTATTTGGCCTTGCGCCTGGGGCCTTTCTTTCCGGTCTGTCCAGCCATCTTCGCCTGCATGTCCGAAGTTGAAGTCCGACTTGTTCTCAAGCTGTCACGTGACTGCGATCAGGGCGCCTTGCGTATCCGGATAACCGGCTGCCGGGCGCTGGTATCCTGGGCCGTGGCATTCAGCGGAATCCGCCGGGTGCTCCCGTTTCCGGATTCCAGTGTCATCGTGTTCATATCCAGCCCGACCACCTTTTCCTCCCCGATCCGGTCCCCCACCCCGTAATAGCGCCCCTCGATCAGCGCCATGAACTTGCCGGTCACGTTGTCCTGGATCACACCCTTGACCGGGATTTCAGGCGGGGGCGGCCCCTCGTCGACCACGACCGGTGCGGCGTCCGGCAGGGCCGGCTCCAGCAATTCGCCGTGGGCCAGGGCCTTCTCCTCATCCAGAGTGAGGAAAGGGTTGCGGGCCAGGCTGGACGGGACATTCAGCGCCACCGGCGCACCGGGGGCCGCAGCCGTTGCGGCGGGCGGCCCGCCGGCGGGGGCGGCCGTGGCTGCCGCGGCCTGCTCGGCCTGAAACTCCTGCTCCACTTTGGAGGGCTGGCGCACCACTTCCAGGTTGACCGGCGGCGCGGCGTGCTGCTTGAAATAGTTCAACCAGTTCCAGGCGCCGCCGGCAAGCCCGGCCAGGGCCACCACCGCCAATATGATATGCTTCTTCTGCAAACCACCCCCGTCAGAACAGCCCGTTGATATGGAAACTGGTCGTATCCGCGCCGCCGCCCGGGTTGGTGATATAAATCAGACGGTCCACCCCCAGCAGGCTGAACCCGACATCCACCCGGACCCGGATGCTGGTCGCGCTCTGGAACTGGGTCTGGTCGACCGAAAGCGGCGAGCCGCTGGTCGTGGCCGTGAACCCGCTGACAAAGTTGCTGCCGGTGAACTGGATCCAGACATTGTTGTTGCCGGTGTTGGCGCTGACCGGGTTGATCGAGGCGATATTCGGCTTGACCGCCAGCAGGGTGAACGCCGACTCGGCGAACTTGTTGTCCGGGTTGGTGACCCGTACGGTGCCGGCTCCGGTGGAGGCGCTGCCCGAAACATTGACTGTGACATTGATCTGCGAGGAGCTCACGAATGTCTTGTTGGTGATCGAGATCCCCGGGTTGGAGAAAGTCACGTTGGTGTTGCTCAGGAGATTCTGCCCCGTGATCGTGATCAGCAGGCCCGAGGTTCCCTGGTTGGCCATGGCTGGCGAGACCAGCGTGATCTGCGGAGACGGGTTGCCGGAGGAGGTCAGGACCTCGAACTTGTTGTAGCCCGAGCCGTACAGGCTGTTCGGGTTGGTCACAGTCACGTTGCGGTAGCCGGTGGGGGCCGAGGCGGCGATGGTGACGCGCACCGTGAGCTGCGTGGCGCCGACGAAAGTGGCCGGCACTGTCAGCACGGTGATGCCGGTGCCGCTGAACGCCACTGTGGCCCCGTCCGCGAAATACGCCCCGTCGATCGTGATCAGCTTGTTGGTCTCGCCCTGACGGCCGAAGCTGGGCGTGATATCGTTGACTATGGGCGTTGACATTTCGCCGGCCGCGCCGCCGTTGATCGCCGGGTTGAGCGAGTCGGGGTCGATGGCGTTGGGCGTGCCGTCGCCGTCGATGTCCGGGTCCAGGCTGTTCGGGACCCCGTCACCGTCCTGGTCCTCCAGACGGTCCGGGACCCCGTTGGCGTTGAGGTCCGTATCGGTGCGGCTCAGATAGTCGGCATCCTGCAGACTTACACTGATCGTGGTCTTGGAGCCGGGAAGGATCGTCACCAGCTCCTTGGCCGTGCTGGCCGGATCGATAATCGCCTTGGTGGCGTTGACCGTGAGAACGTGGACCCCCTGGTGGATCGAGTCCACCTTGAAGATCATGTCCGTGGCGTTGAAAGGCAAGGTCATCACCGCTGGGGCGCCGTTGTTGGCGTACGAGAGGGTGGCGTTGACCTGTTCGAAAGTGGCGTCCTGGATCAACCGTCCGTTGATGAACACCTGAACGTCCAACTCACCCTTGTACTTGCTGATGGGGTTTTCCGGGTAGTTGATGTCATCTCCGGTCCCGTTGTTATTCGTCCGGTTGGGTCCGAAACTACGCACGCGGATGGGGCTTTTGTCGAAAGCATAAGGCTTTCCGTAGGGGTCTTTCACGGTCACGGAGCCCCCGAGCGACAGATAGGGTCCGTTCCAGGCCGTGCCCTGGCCGGCCCCGTTGATAAGCTGAGGAATCGAATCCGGCAGGCGGCCGACATCGCCCACAAACCCGAAATAATTCTCCTGCGGCTTGCCCATGGCGGCCTCGTAAATCGCTTGGAGGTCTCCCACCACCCTCTTGTAGCGCGCCTCCTCGATCTGGTGGTATGCCACCGGGACCACGGCCGCGGCCAGGATCGCCATGATCGTGATCGCGACGATCACTTCGATCAGGCTGAAACCACGGTCTGTATGCAATCGTATCCGTTTCATATGCACCGCCCCCGAGTTGTCGGGTTCAGCTCTGGCCCAGTTGCTGCAGCGACAGCATGGGCAGGAGAATGGCAAGGACGACAAACAGTATCACCACACCCAGAACCAGGATTACGCCGCTCTCCAGCACTGTGGTCAGTCTCTTGACCGCCTGCGGCACTTCGCGGTCATAATAGTCCGCCACTTTCTGCAGCGTCTCCTCCAGGTTTCCGGTGGTCTCGCCGATCGTGACCATCCGCACGACCATGGACGGGAACTGGCCGCTTTCGCGCAGCGCCCCGGCGATAGTCTGGCCGGTGCCGACCTGGATACGGGCGCGGCGTATGACCTCGGCCAGCACGGCGTTTCCCACCACACGCTCGACCACTTCCAGGGCCCCCATGATGTTGACCCCGGCGCCGAAAAGAGTGGCCAGGTAATGCGAGAACCGGCTGAGCGCGATCCGCCGGACCAGCTCGCCGAACACCGGAATCCTCAGCTTGATCCGGTCCAGGACCAACCGTCCGCCCGGTGTCTTGTTGGCCGCGCGCAGGCCGACTATGGTCCCCACCACCGCCGCGATCAACAGCCACCAGAAATTCTGGAAAAACGCGCTGAGCGCGATTACGATGCGGGTGGGCAGGGGCAGTGGAATGTTGAAGCTGTCGAAAATGCCCAGGAAACGCGGGAGGATGAAAGTGAACAGCGCGGTGACCAGACCGCCGACGAAAGTCATGACAATTATCGGATAGGTGCTGGCCTGCTTGATCGTGCCGATAAGCTCGCTCTGCCATTCCAGGAAACGGACTATTTCCTTGAGCACCTCGTCCAGGCGGCCGGTGGTTTCGCCGCTCTTTAGGATCGAAACGTACAGCTCGCTGAAAATGTCGGGGTACTGGGCGAAAGCGTCCGAGATGCTGAACCCGTCCTGGATCGATTGGCGGATGCCGCGGACCACCTCGCGGAAACGGGGGTTCTCGGTCTCCTCGATCATGTCGTCCAGGCCCTGCAGGATCGGCACACCGGCGCCGATCACCGTGGCCAGGTGCACGGTGAACGAGATCAGGTCCTGACGTTTGACTTTGGCCCGCACGATCCGGCGTGAACCGGATTCGGAACGTCCGCCGGAGGAGGCTTTTTTCCCACCACTTTTGGACTCGCGGGCCGTGATGAGGATCAGGTTGCTCTTGTCGAGCTGGTTTTCCAGATCGCCTTCATCCTCGGCGGTCAGTGTCCCCTTGACCGTCTTGCCCGCGTCGTCCGTGGCTTTGTAATCGAAAACCGGCATGGCTCGCTCTCCGCAGGCTCATATACCCGACTTGCGTTCGGAAGCTTCTAAGCCCCGCTTCCTGGGGCCAGCCTGCATAGCGGCAGGCCCCTGTGCTTGCCATATTCGATTCGGGCGGCCACAGGGGGCCGCCCCTACGGTGTTATCTCCCACGCCCCGGCCAAAAGAATTACATCCCGGCGTAGGTCACCCGCAGGACTTCCTCGATACTGGTCTGGCCGCCCACGGCCTTGATCAGGGCGTCGTGCATCAGGGTGGTCATCCCTTCCTCGATCGCGGCGGTCTTGATCTCGGGGCCGTCCGCCCGGCGCAGCACCAGCTTCTCGATCCGTGGGCTGACCGTGAGCACCTCGTAGATCGCGCAACGTCCGCTGTAGCCGGTGCCGTTGCAGGCTTCGCAGCCCTCGCCCTTGTAGAACTTATACTTGCGGCCCTTCTCGTTCAGACCCAACTTGCGCAGGTCATCATCCGAGGGCTCGCACTCTTTCTTGCACGAGAGGCAGATCTTGCGGATCAGGCGCTGGGCCAGCACACAGTTGACCGAGCTGGAGACAAGGAACGATTCGATGCCCATTTCAACCAGACGGGGGAAGGCACCGGCCGAGTCGTTGGTGTGCAGGGTGCTGAACACCAGGTGGCCGGTCATGGCGGCCTGCATGGCAATCTCGGCCGTCTCCTGGTCACGTATCTCGCCCACCAGGATCACGTCCGGGTCCTGGCGCAGGATCGCGCGCATGCCCGCGGCGTAGGTGAACCCGGCGCGGGTGTTGATCTGGGCCTGGCGCACCAGGGTCATCTCGTACTCGACCGGGTCCTCCAGGGTGACGATCTTGCGCTCGGAGTTGTTCAGGAAACTCAGGGCCGAATACAGGGTGGTGGTCTTGCCGCTTCCGGTGGGCCCGGTGACCAGGATGATGCCGTTGGGACGGGTGATGGAGCGCTTGAATATCTCCAGGTTCTTCGGGGTGAACCCCAGGCGCTCCAGGCCAAGGATGACCTTGCTCTTGTCCAGAAGGCGCAGGACCACGTTCTCGCCGTTGATTGTCGGCAGGGTGGACACGCGCAGGTCCACCTGCTTGCGACCCATGTGGAACCGGATTCGCCCGTCCTGGGGAAGGCGGCTCTCGGCGATGTTCATGTTGCTCATGACCTTGAGCCGGGCGATCACCCCGGCCTGCAGCGACTTGGGCAGCGAGGGCCCCTGCTGCAGAATGCCGTCGATCCGGAACCGTGTGCGGATCGTGTTCTCATCCGGCTCGATGTGTATGTCCGTGGCCCCGCCGCGGGCGCCCTTGATCAATATCTGGTCCACGATCTTCACCACCGGTGACTCCTCGGTGGAGGCCTGGCGCTCATCCGCGCCGCTGCGCTCGGCGGCCAGGGAGAGCTGCTCGATCACGTCATCCTCGCTGACCTCGCCCTCGTAGAACCGCTCGATGGCGGAGAGGATATCGCTTTCGGTGGCCTGGACCGCCTCGATGAACTTGCCGGTGCGGCTCTGCAACTGGTCGATCATCATCACGTCCAGCGTGTTGTCCATCGCCACCAGCAGGGTGTCATCCTTGAGTGAGACCGGCACCAGCTTGTTGCTCTTGGCAAACTCCTTGTCGATCAGGCGGATCGCGCTGTCATCCCCACGGCGGCGTCCCAGTTCGAGAAGCTTGACTCCGGCCTGGCCCGCCACCACCTGGGCGACATCCTCCTCCTTGCAGAAACCGAGATTGACCAGCACCTCGCCCAGGCGCTTGCCCGTGCGGTTCTGCTCTTTCACTCCCAGTTCGAGCTGGTCGCGGGTGATCACCGCCGCGTTCACCAGCGCCTGTCCCAGCGGCTGTGCCGACTGAATCGCCATCCGACAGCTCCCGAGTGCCCGCAGTTGCAGGGAGGGCGGCGGTCCCGCCCGCGATCCACTGCGGTCTTGCGGTTATGATCCGCGACAATTCAATAAGAAAAAATTATGAATAGTTTCCATACCATAAAAATAGCGAAAAGACCCGGTCGCATAATAATACCACCCGTCGTAAGCTCTGGCAAGTTCAAAGTTGTCGGGATTTCCGGGCGGGATTTGACAGCCGTTGCCGCGGCGGGTATTCTGGAACGTTTATTGCTATATCTGCGCCGTATCGAACCACATAACAGGCAGTCACGAACCGTAACGATAACCCGGAACGGAAAGCGGTATTCAGCCTATGGAAAC
It includes:
- a CDS encoding AAA family ATPase; this encodes MYLDFFGLKEKPFSLTPDPRFLFLSESHRQALDHMLYGIREREGFILIVGDIGTGKTTICRELLEKLDPGSASALILNPLLSETELLEAILQDFGILPSPHAPEARQEEYRRLYETLDPETQTALELNPMLPANKVLQDILSKVEKPAVQPSKKELIDRLNAWLLERASQGGNAVLIIDEAQNLSSPVLEQIRILSNLETPRQKLLQIVLVGQLELKRKLEGPALRQLNQRISVRYQIKPMTVEETKRYVEHRLFVAGSNAAVTFGDDAYGAIYDYSRGVPRLINVISERSMLGAYVDQTRRVDRELVERCRRSLESNLDEEAEIVRSISSPDETPAVVNHVAAAPAAATSPRQGAPVFEMEETPEEAVKQPWERKKASGSGGMRKIIVAALVLLTLLLAAAFGYRFYMQKNTPAASKPSAAGQEKTAPQAREPAAQSAAPAQSQTAAATEAASAQAGQGQATDAAVQLSYSIQLGAFQSLDDGLDQMRLLTEQGLSGQMYVVPLHLVQLGGRWYRLFLGGYPDADAARSELMRLVEQGTVSSGSARIVQTPLAFKLGDYDSQAGAEKDRQDYLSRFSIPSYAFELHGSTPAVYRLYAGAFEEKAQAAFLADRLEESGLHGELVERTGLWKTAR
- the pilM gene encoding pilus assembly protein PilM, whose amino-acid sequence is MAGQTGKKGPRRKAKYTPAAILQRLGLARPGGRNVIGLQVTPSIMRIIEIDRGTNPPRIINFSAIDPLMDNVQEATDQILGLMHEKNITATTVNAMVYDTGVEHRQVSLPALNRNEMEALVRREVKKIVPEAGSRDIASDFWLDRGARRAGRKSDVLIGVVPRENVGRIIGLMENCELETQLISTVPLSLISAFGAYGEKSTKIIAAMVHLERDRSFLVISNRGTWVFSREFQSVLTKNESENQGQASLQAKRQFASARYMADQERLLIEVNRSLLYFKQRFRGEGVSLIVLSGEAFNLDEIAGSIGKNIGIESCTYLPSMGFQYSHLGERAEKLERIFPSLALPLGAALQGQKEAKLNFVPPAYQSRRQARLRRTLGIAAAVVVFVGMSVGYLMIRDTRTELEDAIRQSDQEHQLAELTRSLDRIGEIKQSRDLAAVRRAFLARFESSASPDVLLLYALSNYLPDKACLLNVKVDDTSGKPLASVAGQVKSASIAETDTQLNLLYQRLQGCGLFVSLKEPKINGAYENNVYVLAFQIEGELQVGVGP
- a CDS encoding prepilin-type N-terminal cleavage/methylation domain-containing protein: MKRIRLHTDRGFSLIEVIVAITIMAILAAAVVPVAYHQIEEARYKRVVGDLQAIYEAAMGKPQENYFGFVGDVGRLPDSIPQLINGAGQGTAWNGPYLSLGGSVTVKDPYGKPYAFDKSPIRVRSFGPNRTNNNGTGDDINYPENPISKYKGELDVQVFINGRLIQDATFEQVNATLSYANNGAPAVMTLPFNATDMIFKVDSIHQGVHVLTVNATKAIIDPASTAKELVTILPGSKTTISVSLQDADYLSRTDTDLNANGVPDRLEDQDGDGVPNSLDPDIDGDGTPNAIDPDSLNPAINGGAAGEMSTPIVNDITPSFGRQGETNKLITIDGAYFADGATVAFSGTGITVLTVPATFVGATQLTVRVTIAASAPTGYRNVTVTNPNSLYGSGYNKFEVLTSSGNPSPQITLVSPAMANQGTSGLLITITGQNLLSNTNVTFSNPGISITNKTFVSSSQINVTVNVSGSASTGAGTVRVTNPDNKFAESAFTLLAVKPNIASINPVSANTGNNNVWIQFTGSNFVSGFTATTSGSPLSVDQTQFQSATSIRVRVDVGFSLLGVDRLIYITNPGGGADTTSFHINGLF
- a CDS encoding type II secretion system F family protein, which gives rise to MPVFDYKATDDAGKTVKGTLTAEDEGDLENQLDKSNLILITARESKSGGKKASSGGRSESGSRRIVRAKVKRQDLISFTVHLATVIGAGVPILQGLDDMIEETENPRFREVVRGIRQSIQDGFSISDAFAQYPDIFSELYVSILKSGETTGRLDEVLKEIVRFLEWQSELIGTIKQASTYPIIVMTFVGGLVTALFTFILPRFLGIFDSFNIPLPLPTRIVIALSAFFQNFWWLLIAAVVGTIVGLRAANKTPGGRLVLDRIKLRIPVFGELVRRIALSRFSHYLATLFGAGVNIMGALEVVERVVGNAVLAEVIRRARIQVGTGQTIAGALRESGQFPSMVVRMVTIGETTGNLEETLQKVADYYDREVPQAVKRLTTVLESGVILVLGVVILFVVLAILLPMLSLQQLGQS
- a CDS encoding GspE/PulE family protein — translated: MAIQSAQPLGQALVNAAVITRDQLELGVKEQNRTGKRLGEVLVNLGFCKEEDVAQVVAGQAGVKLLELGRRRGDDSAIRLIDKEFAKSNKLVPVSLKDDTLLVAMDNTLDVMMIDQLQSRTGKFIEAVQATESDILSAIERFYEGEVSEDDVIEQLSLAAERSGADERQASTEESPVVKIVDQILIKGARGGATDIHIEPDENTIRTRFRIDGILQQGPSLPKSLQAGVIARLKVMSNMNIAESRLPQDGRIRFHMGRKQVDLRVSTLPTINGENVVLRLLDKSKVILGLERLGFTPKNLEIFKRSITRPNGIILVTGPTGSGKTTTLYSALSFLNNSERKIVTLEDPVEYEMTLVRQAQINTRAGFTYAAGMRAILRQDPDVILVGEIRDQETAEIAMQAAMTGHLVFSTLHTNDSAGAFPRLVEMGIESFLVSSSVNCVLAQRLIRKICLSCKKECEPSDDDLRKLGLNEKGRKYKFYKGEGCEACNGTGYSGRCAIYEVLTVSPRIEKLVLRRADGPEIKTAAIEEGMTTLMHDALIKAVGGQTSIEEVLRVTYAGM